Proteins from a genomic interval of Trifolium pratense cultivar HEN17-A07 linkage group LG6, ARS_RC_1.1, whole genome shotgun sequence:
- the LOC123889631 gene encoding peptidyl-prolyl cis-trans isomerase CYP19-3, with amino-acid sequence MSNPKVFFDILIGRMKAGRVVMELFADATPKTAENFRVLCTGEKGIGQCGKPLHFKGSGFHRIIPEFMCQGGDFTRGNGTGGESIYGAKFADENFKLKHTGPGILSMANSGPNTNGSQFFICTTKTPWLDGKHVVFGKVVDGYSVVQEMEKVGSQSGRTLEPVVIEDCGQIKEN; translated from the coding sequence ATGTCAAATCCCAAAGTTTTCTTTGATATACTAATTGGAAGGATGAAAGCTGGGAGGGTAGTAATGGAGCTTTTTGCTGATGCTACCCCGAAAACAGCTGAAAACTTCAGAGTTCTCTGCACTGGTGAGAAGGGAATTGGACAGTGTGGTAAACCTTTACACTTCAAAGGTTCTGGTTTTCATCGTATTATTCCAGAATTTATGTGTCAGGGAGGAGATTTTACCAGAGGGAATGGTACTGGAGGAGAGTCTATTTACGGGGCTAAATTTGCCGATGAAAATTTTAAGTTGAAGCATACCGGACCTGGTATTCTTTCCATGGCAAATTCTGGACCTAATACAAATGGTTCCCAATTTTTTATATGTACTACCAAGACTCCATGGCTTGATGGGAAACATGTTGTATTTGGGAAAGTAGTTGATGGATACAGTGTAGTTCAGGAAATGGAGAAGGTGGGTTCACAAAGTGGTAGAACATTAGAACCAGTTGTAATTGAAGATTGTGGGCAAATAAAAGAGAATTGA